GGGAGCTGTCAACACACTCCATTTTCTAGTAAAGACATCGGGGACACTTGTCAGGTCTTCTTAATAGTCCCTATCTGCagacaaggggctggagatggagaaCATACCGGAAAACATAGTCATGGCTGTCTATCTCCTGGCCCACGTGTGAATCATTCAGGATGCCCCCATTGCCCACCACGGCACAGGTGATGCAGCTGGAGTTCCCCGAGGGGAGGTTGGCCAGGAGCAGCTGCTGCTGGGGTACCGGAGGGAAGCGGGCCACCACCTTCTCTACCACTGGAACAGAGCAGGGCTCCATTCAGAGTCCTGAATGGAGATAGACCCCAGACAGGAAGCCGGCCACCCTCTGCCCTGAAGTAAGGACTCACAGGACTGATTGAGCTCCATGAAGCCAAAGGGCGGTGCAAAGTGCTGTAGACGGTCCCACTCGCTCTGGGTGAAGTGCCCAGAGTCCAGGAAGAGAGTGAGGTTGGGCAGAAAGATATTCTGGAGCCACGGTGACTTGGAGGCCCTGATCTTCAAAGAGTCGGGGCAGGTCTATGTGAGGGAGGCCATGTCAGGCAAGGGAGTGGTCCCGGAAAGCCATTAGCCAGGGGCTGGGCTGGTGCTGCAGTTTGAAGGCTCCTGCCCAGCTCCTTCTTTCATTCTAGACCCCATGTCCGGCTGCCCAATTCCCCGTGTCTGAGCCCACCTTAGTCCCAGAGAACAGGCCCCCTCAGCTCCTAGGCAGCTACCCCTTTGCAAGTCAGAAGGCCACACGTCCACGGTACCATTGGGACTATGATCCTGttctgtgtatacacacaaacaggtGTTCAGTATTAGCCTCCTGGGCAGGGGTGGGAAAGATCAGGGGGTTGAACACTTGCAGTTTCTCCTGAGCCTGGAAGACAGCGAAGGTTCTAGAGTAGGCTTTCCAGGGATGACAATGTTCCTGGGAGGGCAGCAGCTGGACATGAGGCTATTGTCTTGTCTATCAGTCCCACAACCATAGAATAAGGATTTATGCCCCACACCCCAGAATTggccacaccctgtccccacagaTTGCTGATCTGCCCCAGGCTTTCTTCAAGGGTTTCAAGGCAAACCCCTTCCCACCCACACCTTCCTGAGTTGTCCAGACCTTGATTCTGGACCTGCCTTCTCCTCCCTGATCTTGGCTGTcataggaaggaaggatgggCCAACAGCAGTGCTAGGCCGAGCACAGGGTGGGTCAAAGTCAAGACGGGGGGAAAgggctgctggggtgggggttgggggtggaagttGAGAAAGTAAGGCGGTCCCAACTCACCGTCTGCAGACCCCCCACATCCAAGCTGTATTCTTCCTCAAAATCCCACCGAGGCTCAGACTTGAAGTTGGAGGCCTTCAGCCTTTGGCCTCtttgtgtggtgggggatgggttGACCTGGGCCTCCTTGTCCTTGGCTGGAACAGCTGCTGTGGCTGTCAGTTTCTTTTTCAGCCTTGTGGCTGTCAATATTTTACCCTGATTTTCGGTAACAAGCGTCTTTGCTGCAGGCTCTGTCATGCTCTGAGGTTTCCCCAACGTTCTCCATGTGatcatctccttcctcttctcttccccatctcctctggCTGCCTCACTGTCCCAATTCCAAAGGCCCAGCTCCTCTGTCCTGACTCTGGGTGGCTGCTCCATGATAGGTCTGTGGGGTGTGGCCTTTTGTAGCATCTCCTGaggattttctttattcttctctataAACTGATACCTGAACACAGATTAACTCTTGCTGAAGGTTGGATATTATACAAACAGGCCAGAAACATCACTAGCAGgtaaggagacagctcagtgaataagagtgcttactgtgtgAGCATGAGCACCCGAGTTtgcatcctcagcacccatgtttacaaaaaaaaaaaaaaaaatccgctggtggcgcacgcctttaatcccagcactcgggaggcagaggcaggcagatcttggtgagttcgaggccagcctggactacagagcgagttccaggaaaggtgcaaagctacacagagaaaccctgtctcaaaaaaccaaaagaaaaaaaaagaaaaaagaaaaaaaatccagcctaAATACAGCCATGCATgtacctgtaacaccagcactgtcttcctctattactctccTTATTTTCCAAG
Above is a window of Onychomys torridus chromosome 8, mOncTor1.1, whole genome shotgun sequence DNA encoding:
- the St6galnac1 gene encoding alpha-N-acetylgalactosaminide alpha-2,6-sialyltransferase 1, with the protein product MKICFRRLPPWSPGVLLLTVLALLFILPSFMKEPSTKPSRYQFIEKNKENPQEMLQKATPHRPIMEQPPRVRTEELGLWNWDSEAARGDGEEKRKEMITWRTLGKPQSMTEPAAKTLVTENQGKILTATRLKKKLTATAAVPAKDKEAQVNPSPTTQRGQRLKASNFKSEPRWDFEEEYSLDVGGLQTTCPDSLKIRASKSPWLQNIFLPNLTLFLDSGHFTQSEWDRLQHFAPPFGFMELNQSLVEKVVARFPPVPQQQLLLANLPSGNSSCITCAVVGNGGILNDSHVGQEIDSHDYVFRLSGAVIKGYEQDVGTRTSFYGFTAFSLVQSILILGHRGFQHVPLGKDVRYLHFLEGTRDYEWLEAMFLNQTLAKTKLSWFRHRPQDAFRDALDMDRYLLLHPDFIRYMKNRFLRSKTLDTAHWRIYRPTTGALLLLTALHLCDKVSAYGFITQGHERFSDHYYDKSWKRLIFYINHDFKLERTVWKRLHDEGIIRLYQRPENPKEKN